CAGAGCTGGACCTTCGAGGAGCCCCGCGACGACCTCTTCCGCTGCCTGCCCCTCGCGGTCGCCGCCGGAGAGGCCGGAGGACCACACCCGGCGGCCCTCAACGCCGCCAACGAGGTCGCCGTCCAGGCCTTCCTTGACCGGAGGATAAAATTCCTCCAGATACCTGAGATCATAGAGGAGGTGCTGGAGATCGTCCCAGACTTCGGTCCCCTCCGGGACCTCGAAACCATAGAGGCCGTGGACCGCTGGGCCAGGGAAGAGGCCGGACGCCGGGTGAAGGCCAGGACATGACCGTTCTCGTAGCCCTCCTGGGTCTCATCTTCCTCATCGCCATCCACGAGCTGGGCCACATGCTCACCGCCAAGGCCCTGGGCGTCCGCGTCCCCGAGTTCGGTATCGGCTTCGGTCCCGCGCTCTTCAAGAAAAAACTCGGCGATACCACCTACTCTTTCCGCATAATACTTTTGGGCGGGTTTGCGAGGATTGCCGGGATGGGGGATGGGCGGACTGGGCCGGGGACCTACTACGAGAAGCCGGCGTGGCGGCGGGCTCTGATCATCTTTGCGGGGCCGTTTGCGAACGTTCTGGCGGCAGTGCTCATCCTGACGGTGATCTTCATGGGGGCTCGCGAGCCTTCGACGACCGTCGAGCGGGTGGTGCCGGGCTCCTTCGCTGACGAGGCGGGGGTACGGAAGGGGGATCGGATCGTCGCCGTGGACGGGCGGCGGGTGGAGAGCTGGGACTCCTTCGTCGCCTCCGTGGGGGAGAAGAGCCCTGGGGATCCGGTGGAGCTCGTGGTCCGGCGCG
The Rubrobacter xylanophilus genome window above contains:
- the rseP gene encoding RIP metalloprotease RseP, which codes for MTVLVALLGLIFLIAIHELGHMLTAKALGVRVPEFGIGFGPALFKKKLGDTTYSFRIILLGGFARIAGMGDGRTGPGTYYEKPAWRRALIIFAGPFANVLAAVLILTVIFMGAREPSTTVERVVPGSFADEAGVRKGDRIVAVDGRRVESWDSFVASVGEKSPGDPVELVVRRDGERRVFSGELEADPRDPERALVGVQPAPSDETYGPVESFGMAVGRVVEITRLLGIFLWQLLTGEQSFYQNVTGPVGIVSVSSQSVEQGFFPVLLAFISLNLALFNLLPILPLDGGHLLFLAVEKIIRKPVSEETMNRVAIVGLMLVLTLFLFATYADLSKIFSGEPFIPDR